A region of the Gemmatimonas sp. genome:
TGCGCCAAGCACCAACAGCAGGGAAGGCAGTACCAGCAGTCGCGCATGAACGAGACGCCGTGTCGACGTGCGGCGGGATGTGCTGTCTGCATCGGGCATGGCCGTCCTTGTTGTGAGAGTCCGGCGAGAAACCGTCGCCAGGCTGACGGAGTTCCATCGTCGCGTCCGAGCAACAGGAGCATCACGACGAGCGGCACGCTGGCGCTCGCGTTGGCGCAGGGCGAGGAGTATGATCTCGATGGCCGTTGGCCTCCCGATGTGCACTGATACCTCTACTCAAGACGGCGCAATGACCGCTCGTCCAGCGCGTTTCATCCGGTGCTCCACGCTTGCCGCGCTCGCGTTTGGTGCACTGGGGCTCAATGCCTTCGGCACGCAGCTTCAGGCGCAGAACCCCCCGGCGGCCGCGACCCCGCCGACGCCACAAGCCGAGCCACCGCTGCAGTGGCATGACGTAACGCAATGGGGAGTCGAGGGACGCGGCTGGCCTGACTTGGAGCGCAAGCGGTGGTTCGACCGCTTTCCTGCCCTGGCAGAAGCCACCGTGACGCCGGCGGTCTGGTCGTTGAGCCGTCACAGCGCCGGAATGCTCGTCCGGTTCAAAACGAATGCCGATAACATCTGGGCGAACTACACGTTGTTCAGCGAGCGCATTGCCCAGGCCAACATGACGGCGATCGGGATGAGTGGACTCGATCTCTACGCGCGCGACGATGCAGGAAAATGGCGTTGGGTCGGCGTGACACGCCCAGCGGCCAAAGTGGTTCGCCAGAGCATCGTCGGGCGGTTGGCGCCGGGCACGCGCGAGTATGCGATCTACCTGCCGCTGTACAACGGCATCGACAGCCTGTCGATCGGCGTCCCGCCCGGGTCGACGTTCGAGCGGCTGGCGCCTCGCACCGAGAAGCCGATCGTGTTCTACGGCACGTCGATCACACACGGCGCCAGCGCGTCTCGCCCTGGTATGGCCCATGTGGCCATTCTCGGGCGTCGACTCGATCGACCCGTGGTGAATCTCGGGTTCTCGGGCAACGGCCGCATGGACGCCGCGGTCGGCGACCTGCTGGTGAAGATCGACGCGGCGGTATACGTGATCGACTGCCTG
Encoded here:
- a CDS encoding SGNH/GDSL hydrolase family protein is translated as MTARPARFIRCSTLAALAFGALGLNAFGTQLQAQNPPAAATPPTPQAEPPLQWHDVTQWGVEGRGWPDLERKRWFDRFPALAEATVTPAVWSLSRHSAGMLVRFKTNADNIWANYTLFSERIAQANMTAIGMSGLDLYARDDAGKWRWVGVTRPAAKVVRQSIVGRLAPGTREYAIYLPLYNGIDSLSIGVPPGSTFERLAPRTEKPIVFYGTSITHGASASRPGMAHVAILGRRLDRPVVNLGFSGNGRMDAAVGDLLVKIDAAVYVIDCLPNMNADSVTLKCVPLVKQIRAARPTTPIVLVEDRRQTNSWILPALTKFHTDNHAALRACLAALQKDGIKGLYYLAGDDLLGDDAEAATDGSHPSDLGMVRQADRFEPVLRKALAGKK